The following proteins come from a genomic window of Pyxidicoccus sp. MSG2:
- a CDS encoding class I SAM-dependent methyltransferase, whose amino-acid sequence MRRALVPLLRCPRCRRGALQPEADAAVLLFGPLRCGECRATYPVAEGVADLVVEHSAAGTVQRGLENRWVARSYERYVRPVLERALTRQELDRDSEYLLYRSLLGRPEAPVLDVGCGTGLLARRLAREPDFPAVAAMDVSRAMLEEGVAQAREAGATVDFLRAEAPHLPFQDGALGAVLMAGSLHFVADLGRMMLEVARVLRPGGRWVASTYVPPGAAAALVHRRLGLHPRGEAMLRAEASAAGLVRFERVALPPLLVLKAEKGSAESLR is encoded by the coding sequence ATGCGGCGCGCGCTCGTTCCCCTCCTGCGATGTCCCCGGTGCCGGCGTGGCGCTCTCCAGCCGGAGGCGGACGCCGCGGTGCTGCTCTTCGGCCCGCTGCGCTGCGGCGAGTGCCGCGCGACGTACCCCGTGGCCGAGGGCGTGGCGGACCTCGTGGTGGAGCACTCCGCCGCGGGCACGGTGCAGCGCGGCCTGGAGAACCGCTGGGTGGCGCGCTCGTACGAGCGCTATGTGCGCCCCGTCCTGGAGCGCGCCCTCACCCGCCAGGAGCTGGACCGCGACAGCGAGTACCTCCTCTACCGCAGCCTGCTGGGCCGGCCGGAGGCGCCGGTGCTGGACGTGGGCTGTGGCACGGGACTGTTGGCGCGGCGGCTGGCGCGCGAGCCGGACTTCCCCGCCGTGGCGGCGATGGACGTGTCCCGCGCCATGCTGGAGGAAGGCGTGGCCCAGGCGCGCGAGGCCGGCGCCACGGTGGACTTCCTCCGCGCCGAGGCCCCGCACCTCCCCTTCCAGGACGGTGCGCTGGGGGCGGTGCTGATGGCCGGCTCGCTGCACTTCGTGGCGGACCTGGGCCGGATGATGCTGGAGGTGGCGCGGGTGCTGCGCCCCGGCGGCCGCTGGGTGGCCAGCACCTACGTGCCCCCGGGCGCGGCCGCGGCGCTCGTGCACCGGCGGCTGGGACTGCATCCGCGCGGCGAGGCCATGCTGCGTGCGGAGGCGTCCGCGGCGGGGCTGGTGCGCTTCGAGCGCGTGGCCCTGCCGCCGCTGCTGGTGCTCAAGGCGGAGAAGGGCTCCGCCGAGTCACTCAGATGA
- a CDS encoding metallothionein, which yields MTRIATLVAAGLMAGGLLLAPGSAHACEAHARAAAEAKKAEAAKADAKKADASQSDAKKADEAGAVDAKPSPARGEVERPLDALDSLIAGKCDCGSKADCTCKKGSCNCAKCQKPRHQVMDALRGRPAELKLQEARYDASAGIFI from the coding sequence ATGACGCGCATCGCGACGCTGGTGGCCGCGGGGCTGATGGCCGGAGGGCTGCTGCTGGCGCCGGGCTCGGCGCACGCCTGCGAGGCCCACGCTCGGGCCGCCGCGGAAGCGAAGAAGGCCGAGGCCGCCAAGGCCGACGCGAAGAAGGCGGACGCCTCCCAGTCCGACGCGAAGAAGGCCGACGAGGCCGGCGCGGTGGACGCGAAGCCGTCGCCCGCGCGCGGCGAGGTGGAGCGCCCGCTGGACGCGCTGGACTCGCTCATCGCCGGCAAGTGCGACTGCGGCAGCAAGGCGGACTGCACCTGCAAGAAGGGCTCGTGCAACTGCGCCAAGTGCCAGAAGCCCAGGCACCAGGTGATGGACGCGCTGCGCGGCCGTCCCGCCGAACTGAAGCTCCAGGAGGCGCGCTACGACGCCTCCGCCGGCATCTTCATCTGA
- a CDS encoding serine/threonine-protein kinase: protein MSSPQTAIPFGNYLLIKRLAVGGMAELFLAQRPPDPELVVLKRILPYLSEEPEFVQMFLDEARIAAQLHHPNIVQVFELGNWNDSIFIAMEYVEGVDLRRVVSEEAKYGATVPYGVAARICAGVAGGLDYAHHSRGVDGRPLELIHRDVSPQNVMIAYDGRIKLVDFGIAKAGAFMERSKPGVIKGKFLYLAPEQVSQERLDHRADIFALGTMLYEITTGRQPFSKPTTEGILYAIRYEDPPPPHLLRDDYPEALSRIIMRCLTKDRGQRYQRASAVRADLESFLDSGVLRQSLDVSDYIARLLGAEEERTVLHIPVARGAGRRDATVPLPATRPPVPEPLERPSLLESTAPTLSTTTPASEAPSLLTPGLTARPLRRASGDSLPVPAYGDEPEPATQMARPRDLPTGGRDDEDTADVSTAINTAPSGNQLAAEVAAELAWEDAEDAEHTVPQRGRARGDERPRTPSAPPVPTRRSGAQAEPPPPPPRPSNLSEGPRSRRVSPPPAPVTAPPRRTPRPNEEESVSVTPPSAPRRPSTVDAEASQSVSITPATVNQRAASRPGLAASRLAAPDEEDDYFPTDSGMSTVEFTDPTPTLRPDPDDDESTAGYDSYAGDLDDSGELYANTKANLPRRGFSVALLVAGGGALLLALGAGVVWALRAPQAAVTQPDLSATVLQQPANPKPAATPPVPAPPKPVVETPSPGGDEVSVKALVADAGSESVAPTGDDAQEPEPAVATADAGTPEPAPEPALVAVRFEAPARTVLRQEGGERLPVNKVISLPPGALKVRYACPGRRAPRGTKPYLIEAAGEGPLVLPVPCRGRR, encoded by the coding sequence GTGAGCTCGCCCCAGACGGCCATCCCGTTCGGAAACTACCTGCTGATCAAGCGGCTCGCCGTGGGAGGCATGGCGGAGCTGTTCCTGGCGCAGCGTCCGCCGGACCCGGAGCTGGTGGTGTTGAAGCGGATCCTCCCGTACCTGTCGGAGGAGCCGGAGTTCGTCCAGATGTTCCTGGACGAGGCGCGCATCGCCGCGCAGCTGCACCACCCCAACATCGTGCAGGTGTTCGAGCTGGGGAACTGGAACGACAGCATCTTCATCGCCATGGAGTACGTGGAGGGCGTGGACCTGCGGCGCGTGGTCTCCGAGGAGGCCAAGTACGGCGCCACGGTGCCCTACGGCGTGGCGGCGCGCATCTGCGCGGGCGTGGCGGGGGGCCTGGACTACGCGCACCACAGCCGGGGCGTGGACGGGCGCCCGCTGGAGCTCATCCACCGGGACGTCAGCCCGCAGAACGTGATGATTGCCTACGACGGGCGCATCAAACTCGTCGACTTCGGCATCGCCAAGGCCGGCGCCTTCATGGAGCGCAGCAAGCCGGGCGTCATCAAGGGCAAGTTCCTCTACCTGGCGCCGGAGCAGGTGTCGCAGGAGCGGCTGGACCACCGCGCGGACATCTTCGCGCTGGGCACCATGCTGTACGAAATCACCACCGGCCGGCAGCCCTTCTCCAAGCCCACCACCGAGGGCATCCTCTACGCCATCCGCTACGAGGACCCGCCTCCGCCGCACCTGCTGCGCGACGACTACCCGGAGGCGCTGTCGCGCATCATCATGCGCTGCCTCACCAAGGACCGGGGGCAGCGCTACCAGCGGGCCTCGGCGGTGCGCGCGGACCTGGAGTCCTTCCTCGACTCGGGCGTGCTGCGGCAGAGCCTGGACGTGTCGGACTACATCGCCCGGCTGCTGGGCGCGGAGGAGGAGCGCACCGTCCTCCACATCCCCGTGGCGCGTGGCGCCGGGCGCCGCGACGCCACCGTGCCGCTGCCGGCCACGCGGCCGCCGGTGCCCGAGCCGCTGGAGCGCCCCTCCCTCCTGGAGAGCACCGCCCCCACGCTGTCCACCACCACGCCCGCCTCGGAAGCGCCCTCGTTGCTCACGCCGGGCCTCACCGCCCGGCCCCTGCGCCGCGCCTCGGGTGACTCGCTGCCGGTGCCCGCCTACGGCGACGAGCCGGAGCCCGCGACGCAGATGGCGCGCCCACGCGACCTGCCCACCGGCGGCCGGGATGACGAGGACACCGCGGACGTGTCCACCGCCATCAACACCGCGCCCAGCGGCAACCAGCTCGCGGCCGAGGTGGCGGCGGAGCTGGCGTGGGAGGACGCCGAGGACGCCGAGCACACGGTGCCGCAGCGCGGCCGCGCTCGTGGCGACGAGCGCCCCCGCACGCCCTCCGCGCCGCCGGTGCCCACGCGCCGCTCCGGCGCTCAGGCCGAGCCACCGCCGCCGCCGCCGCGTCCCTCCAACCTCTCCGAGGGGCCGCGCTCGCGCCGCGTCTCGCCGCCGCCGGCCCCGGTGACGGCGCCGCCCCGCCGCACGCCCCGCCCGAACGAGGAGGAGTCCGTCTCCGTCACGCCTCCCTCGGCGCCGCGCCGTCCCTCGACGGTGGACGCGGAGGCGTCGCAGTCCGTCTCCATCACCCCGGCCACGGTGAATCAGCGGGCCGCGTCGCGCCCCGGCCTGGCGGCGTCGCGGCTGGCCGCACCGGACGAGGAGGACGACTACTTCCCCACCGATTCGGGCATGTCCACGGTGGAGTTCACGGACCCGACGCCCACGCTGCGGCCGGACCCGGACGACGACGAGTCCACCGCGGGCTACGACAGCTACGCGGGCGACCTCGACGATTCGGGGGAGCTGTACGCGAACACGAAGGCGAACCTCCCGCGGCGCGGCTTCTCCGTGGCCCTGCTGGTGGCCGGTGGCGGCGCGCTGCTGCTCGCGCTCGGCGCCGGAGTCGTCTGGGCCCTGCGCGCGCCCCAGGCGGCGGTGACGCAGCCCGACCTCTCCGCCACCGTCCTGCAGCAGCCCGCGAATCCGAAGCCCGCCGCGACGCCGCCCGTGCCCGCGCCTCCGAAGCCTGTCGTGGAGACGCCCTCGCCGGGAGGTGACGAGGTGAGCGTGAAGGCGCTGGTGGCGGACGCGGGCAGCGAGAGCGTGGCGCCCACCGGTGACGACGCGCAGGAGCCCGAGCCCGCCGTCGCCACCGCCGACGCGGGCACGCCCGAGCCCGCGCCGGAGCCCGCCCTCGTGGCGGTGCGCTTCGAGGCGCCGGCCCGCACCGTCCTGCGACAGGAGGGGGGCGAGCGGCTGCCCGTCAACAAGGTCATCTCCCTGCCGCCCGGCGCCCTCAAGGTGCGCTACGCCTGCCCGGGACGTCGGGCTCCCAGGGGTACAAAGCCCTACCTTATAGAGGCGGCGGGCGAGGGGCCGCTGGTCCTCCCGGTTCCGTGCCGGGGCCGCCGCTAG
- a CDS encoding glycerophosphodiester phosphodiesterase: protein MSPPLLPFLRGLRPTLHISHRGGAALAPENTLDAFRQAVERYRTDMLELDVHLTRDGEVVVAHDATLERCTDGTGPLADLTLAELRRLDAGFYFSPDEGRTFPFRGRSARIPTLREVLRAFPSLRLNIELKPDVPGIEDAFAQLLKEEAALERVCMGSEQDAVGERLAARLPDACHFYPRDALAAFVIALRGGETPPEDPRFTVLDMPLYFGDIRLVDPAFLRECAARGKWVNVWTVDDPAEMEQLLQEGVGGIMTDRPDLLRQRMDASTKPG, encoded by the coding sequence ATGTCCCCTCCCCTCCTCCCCTTCCTCCGGGGCCTGCGGCCCACGCTGCACATCTCCCACCGCGGTGGCGCGGCGCTGGCCCCGGAGAACACGCTGGACGCCTTCCGCCAGGCAGTGGAGCGCTACCGCACGGACATGCTGGAGCTGGACGTGCACCTCACCCGCGACGGCGAGGTGGTGGTGGCCCATGACGCCACCCTGGAGCGCTGCACCGACGGCACCGGGCCGCTGGCCGACCTCACCCTGGCGGAGCTGCGGCGGCTGGACGCGGGCTTCTACTTCAGCCCGGACGAGGGCCGCACCTTCCCCTTCCGGGGACGGAGTGCCCGCATCCCCACCCTGCGCGAGGTGCTGCGCGCCTTCCCGTCCCTGCGCCTCAACATCGAGCTGAAGCCGGACGTGCCCGGAATCGAAGACGCCTTCGCCCAGCTCCTGAAGGAGGAGGCCGCCCTGGAGCGGGTGTGCATGGGCAGCGAGCAGGACGCCGTGGGTGAGCGGCTGGCCGCGCGGCTCCCGGACGCCTGCCACTTCTACCCGCGTGACGCGCTGGCCGCCTTCGTCATCGCCCTGCGCGGCGGGGAGACGCCTCCGGAGGACCCGCGCTTCACCGTCCTCGACATGCCCCTGTACTTCGGGGACATCCGGCTGGTGGACCCGGCCTTCCTCCGCGAGTGCGCGGCCCGCGGCAAGTGGGTCAATGTCTGGACGGTGGATGACCCGGCGGAGATGGAGCAGCTGCTACAGGAAGGGGTCGGCGGCATCATGACCGACCGGCCGGACCTGCTGAGGCAGCGAATGGACGCCTCCACGAAGCCGGGTTAA
- a CDS encoding deoxynucleoside kinase produces the protein MPRTTSRQRPSAAPAAPAGDDAETASRPRNTLRVKVPRARRFVALAGNIGAGKTTAAKLICQSFGYQLFDEPVIDNRFLRDYYADMSRWSFTLQLEFLIRRVEHHELIHSYKRSCVQDRTLYEDPEIFAKYLHGLGHMTNAELDLYYEYFQRLSRHIIQPDKVICFEVGSVDVLLQRIRTRGREEEKGIRHQFLRGLNGYYASFPLVLQEKYGVDCLVMDVSSQDIRRGKGREEFLDRVSAFLA, from the coding sequence ATGCCCCGCACCACCTCGCGCCAGCGCCCGTCCGCCGCACCGGCCGCCCCCGCAGGGGACGACGCCGAAACCGCCTCCCGCCCCCGCAACACGCTGCGGGTGAAGGTGCCCCGGGCCCGGCGCTTCGTGGCGCTCGCGGGCAACATCGGCGCGGGCAAGACGACGGCCGCCAAGCTCATCTGCCAGAGCTTCGGCTACCAGCTCTTCGACGAGCCCGTCATCGACAACCGCTTCCTGCGTGACTACTACGCGGACATGTCGCGCTGGTCCTTCACGCTCCAGCTCGAGTTCCTCATCCGCCGCGTGGAGCACCACGAGCTCATCCACTCGTACAAGCGCAGCTGCGTGCAGGACCGCACGCTGTACGAGGACCCGGAAATCTTCGCCAAGTACCTCCACGGCCTGGGGCACATGACGAACGCGGAGCTGGACCTGTACTACGAGTACTTCCAGCGCCTGTCGCGCCACATCATCCAGCCCGACAAGGTCATCTGCTTCGAAGTGGGCAGCGTGGACGTGCTCCTGCAGCGCATCCGCACCCGCGGCCGCGAGGAGGAGAAGGGCATCCGCCACCAGTTCCTGCGCGGCCTCAACGGCTACTACGCGAGCTTCCCGCTGGTGCTGCAGGAGAAGTACGGCGTGGACTGCCTCGTGATGGACGTGTCCTCCCAGGACATCCGCCGCGGGAAGGGCCGCGAGGAGTTCCTCGACCGCGTCTCCGCCTTCCTGGCCTGA
- a CDS encoding acyl-CoA thioesterase — protein sequence MPDLSPKNPKDTEVVMTQLILPPDANNLNAAFGGKVMEWIDICGAVAAQRHCRQVVVTASMDDLHFHAPIKVGWVALLHARVLAAFRTSMEVGVTVHAENPLTGERFLTTSALLTFVAIDKDGGKVQVPPVLMATDAEREAFREAEARRTQRLARQKENQNWLKVMKPLAGA from the coding sequence ATGCCCGACTTGAGCCCCAAGAATCCGAAGGACACGGAGGTGGTGATGACACAGCTCATCCTCCCTCCGGACGCCAACAACCTGAACGCCGCCTTCGGTGGGAAGGTGATGGAGTGGATCGACATCTGCGGCGCGGTGGCGGCGCAGCGTCACTGTCGGCAGGTGGTCGTCACCGCGTCCATGGATGACTTGCACTTCCACGCGCCCATCAAGGTGGGCTGGGTGGCGCTGCTGCACGCACGGGTGCTGGCCGCCTTCCGCACGTCCATGGAGGTGGGGGTGACGGTGCACGCGGAGAACCCGCTCACCGGGGAGCGCTTCCTCACCACCAGCGCGCTGCTCACCTTCGTGGCCATCGACAAGGACGGGGGCAAGGTGCAGGTGCCGCCGGTGCTGATGGCGACGGACGCCGAGCGCGAGGCCTTCCGCGAGGCGGAGGCCCGCCGCACCCAGCGCCTGGCGCGCCAGAAGGAGAACCAGAACTGGCTGAAGGTGATGAAGCCCCTCGCCGGGGCCTGA
- a CDS encoding HesB/IscA family protein has protein sequence MESTTTTSAPGTATAPQATPGVAVRLTEAAINQVKAVIKAQGFEGYFFSIRVVPAGCSGLGYDLNLVKETKAGDAVWEQDGVKIASDAMSSQYLEGTEIDYVSAITGSGFKFNNPNAKSSCGCGTSFTT, from the coding sequence ATGGAAAGCACCACGACGACGTCCGCCCCCGGTACCGCGACGGCCCCCCAGGCCACCCCGGGCGTGGCCGTGCGCCTGACGGAGGCCGCCATCAATCAGGTGAAGGCGGTCATCAAGGCCCAGGGCTTCGAGGGCTACTTCTTCTCCATCCGCGTCGTCCCCGCCGGCTGCAGCGGCCTGGGCTACGACCTGAACCTGGTCAAGGAGACCAAGGCCGGCGACGCCGTGTGGGAGCAGGACGGCGTGAAGATTGCCAGCGACGCGATGAGCAGCCAGTACCTCGAGGGCACGGAGATCGACTACGTCTCCGCCATCACCGGCTCGGGCTTCAAGTTCAACAACCCGAACGCGAAGTCCTCCTGCGGCTGCGGCACGTCGTTCACCACCTGA
- the moeB gene encoding molybdopterin-synthase adenylyltransferase MoeB, with protein sequence MAPTFQELLAGVKQEIREVSVDEVKRLLDTRAPVKLVDVREADEYAGGRLPGALHIPRGYLELRIEDRARRDEDVVVYCAGGTRSALAAKTLKELGYTRVASMAGGYNRWSDAAHPVEKPFVLTAEQKERYRRHLILPEVGEEGQEKLLKARVLLLGAGGLGSPAALYLAAAGVGTLGIVDSDVVDLSNLQRQVIHTRESQGQPKVVSARAAIEALNPDVKVRPFQERLTSENVLRVLEGFDLVLDGGDNFPTRYLLNDACVMRGMPNIHGSIFRFEGQVTSFVPGQGPCYRCLYPAPPPPELAPSCAEAGVLGVLPGIIGLLQANEALKLILGRGEPLTGRLVTFDALGTRFQELKLRRDPKCPVCAPGAKVELIDYEQFCSAPTAA encoded by the coding sequence ATGGCTCCCACCTTCCAAGAGCTGCTGGCCGGAGTGAAGCAGGAGATCCGCGAAGTCTCCGTGGACGAGGTGAAGCGCCTGCTGGACACCCGGGCCCCCGTGAAGCTCGTGGACGTACGGGAGGCGGACGAGTACGCGGGCGGCCGGCTGCCCGGCGCCCTGCACATCCCCCGGGGCTACCTGGAGCTGCGGATTGAAGACCGGGCCCGCCGGGACGAGGACGTCGTCGTGTACTGCGCGGGCGGCACCCGCTCCGCGCTGGCCGCGAAGACGCTGAAGGAGCTGGGCTACACGCGGGTGGCGTCCATGGCGGGCGGCTACAACCGGTGGAGCGACGCGGCCCACCCCGTGGAGAAGCCCTTCGTCCTCACCGCCGAGCAGAAGGAGCGCTACCGCCGCCACCTCATCCTCCCCGAGGTGGGCGAGGAGGGGCAGGAGAAGCTGCTGAAGGCGCGGGTGCTGCTGCTGGGGGCCGGAGGACTGGGCTCGCCCGCGGCGCTGTACCTCGCCGCGGCCGGCGTGGGCACGCTGGGCATCGTCGACTCGGACGTGGTGGACCTGAGCAACCTCCAGCGCCAGGTCATCCACACGCGCGAGTCGCAGGGCCAGCCCAAAGTCGTCAGCGCCCGCGCCGCGATTGAGGCGCTCAACCCGGACGTGAAGGTGCGGCCCTTCCAGGAGCGACTCACCTCGGAGAACGTGCTGCGCGTGCTCGAGGGCTTCGACCTGGTGCTGGACGGCGGGGACAACTTCCCCACCCGCTACCTCCTCAACGACGCGTGCGTGATGCGGGGCATGCCCAACATCCACGGCTCCATCTTCCGCTTCGAGGGCCAGGTGACGTCCTTCGTCCCCGGCCAGGGCCCCTGCTACCGCTGCCTCTACCCCGCCCCGCCGCCGCCGGAGCTGGCCCCGTCGTGCGCGGAGGCCGGCGTGCTGGGCGTGCTGCCCGGAATCATCGGCCTGCTCCAGGCCAACGAGGCCCTCAAGCTCATCCTCGGCCGGGGCGAGCCCCTCACCGGCCGACTCGTCACCTTCGACGCGCTGGGCACCCGCTTCCAGGAACTGAAGCTGCGCAGGGACCCGAAGTGTCCCGTGTGCGCGCCGGGCGCGAAGGTGGAGCTCATCGACTACGAGCAGTTCTGTTCCGCCCCCACCGCCGCTTGA
- a CDS encoding rhodanese-like domain-containing protein has product MPIPEILPTRLAELLSGPPESRPALLDVRFPDEHAWVALPDSVLIPLPELDERADELEALRGRPVVVYCHHGVRSLDGAAYLMARGLEAVSLKGGIDLYSRQVDPTLPRY; this is encoded by the coding sequence ATGCCCATCCCCGAAATCCTTCCCACCCGCCTCGCCGAGCTGCTTTCGGGCCCACCCGAGTCCCGGCCCGCGCTGCTGGACGTGCGCTTCCCGGACGAGCACGCGTGGGTGGCGCTCCCGGACTCGGTGCTCATCCCCCTGCCGGAGCTGGACGAGCGCGCCGACGAGCTGGAGGCCCTGCGCGGCCGCCCCGTCGTCGTCTACTGCCACCACGGCGTGCGCAGCCTGGACGGCGCGGCCTATCTGATGGCGAGGGGACTGGAGGCCGTGTCGCTCAAGGGCGGCATCGACCTGTACTCGCGGCAGGTGGACCCCACCCTGCCCCGCTACTGA
- a CDS encoding serine/threonine protein kinase, translating to MNPQSFGKYQLLKKLATGGMAEVWLARQMGIEGFQKNLVVKRILPHLAEDREFVEMFRNEALIAARFNHPNIAQVYEFGEANGTYFIAMEFIHGEDLGRVMRKAAGSGQWVARPLAIRIVAAACEGLHYAHSRTDDAGRPLRVVHRDISPQNILISFDGSVKLVDFGIAKAADQASLTKSGAIKGKFAYMAPEQAAGKPLDGRADIFAIGLVLYELLTGVRPLKRDSELATLQAAMECAITAPSQVADVPEEMDPVVMRAIAKNADDRYRDARQFQMALEEILVGQRWVAGSVQISELMETLFADRLADEKAQGQVVPVGEDSNNSGTPQPPPPPQEKGRSRSSPAADMSWEAPPGEASHPVRPRASSARASVPPPPRRASAVAPAVEPEDPGEWEAPAGTDEHVSPRRTSEGVRRQSNPNATQVARTNSRADLRRTPTGEQPLPPPRRSSTRAPALADEDVDTLPPPSPSRSRANLPQVDERGRDDEEEDDERTLLPPPPEPVAPPRRRTTGMQSAVEPPRRRTNSRVDSRAEMPEPPPPRRSSGPAPAVRRDDDDAVDRALAESAQRTRRTMATRNVATVGFIVGLLIVIAIFHKPILSVLNGTAQDGQGVHVTVNTNERVKVSVKHTPKCHSDQPVTELGYTPLTLAAGAHLQDTLILENEQQGIYREDSEALAFGEPGQPKVVTYEFKRGHLQLTLKPDGMRGITVRRNGQDVGSYSGSKGLKMELMEGRHKLELNGGPLKEPFFFEVDIKPGIINKETQDLSAFVG from the coding sequence ATGAACCCTCAATCATTCGGGAAATACCAGCTTCTGAAGAAGCTCGCCACGGGCGGCATGGCCGAAGTATGGCTTGCGCGCCAGATGGGCATCGAGGGGTTCCAAAAGAACCTCGTGGTGAAGCGCATCCTTCCGCACCTCGCTGAGGACCGTGAGTTCGTGGAGATGTTCCGGAACGAGGCGCTGATCGCGGCGCGCTTCAACCACCCGAACATCGCCCAGGTCTACGAGTTCGGCGAGGCCAACGGCACCTACTTCATCGCCATGGAGTTCATCCACGGCGAGGACCTGGGCCGGGTCATGCGCAAGGCGGCGGGCTCCGGGCAGTGGGTGGCCCGGCCGCTGGCCATCCGCATCGTCGCCGCCGCGTGCGAGGGCCTGCACTACGCCCACAGCCGCACGGACGACGCGGGCCGGCCGCTGCGTGTGGTGCACCGCGACATCTCGCCGCAGAACATCCTCATCAGCTTCGACGGCTCGGTGAAGCTGGTGGACTTCGGCATCGCCAAGGCGGCGGACCAGGCGTCGCTGACGAAGTCCGGCGCCATCAAGGGCAAGTTCGCGTACATGGCCCCGGAGCAGGCCGCCGGCAAGCCGCTGGACGGGCGCGCGGACATCTTCGCCATCGGCCTGGTCCTCTACGAATTGCTCACCGGCGTGCGGCCCCTCAAGCGGGACTCCGAGCTGGCGACGCTGCAGGCCGCCATGGAGTGCGCCATCACCGCGCCCTCGCAGGTGGCGGACGTGCCGGAGGAGATGGACCCGGTGGTGATGCGGGCCATCGCCAAGAACGCGGACGACCGGTACCGGGACGCGCGCCAGTTCCAGATGGCGCTGGAGGAAATCCTCGTCGGGCAGCGCTGGGTGGCCGGCTCGGTGCAGATCTCCGAGCTGATGGAGACGCTCTTCGCGGACCGGCTGGCCGACGAGAAGGCCCAGGGCCAGGTCGTCCCGGTGGGCGAGGACTCCAACAACTCCGGCACGCCGCAGCCGCCCCCGCCGCCCCAGGAGAAGGGCCGGAGCAGGTCTTCCCCCGCGGCGGACATGAGCTGGGAGGCGCCCCCGGGCGAGGCCTCCCACCCGGTGCGCCCGCGCGCTTCCTCGGCCCGCGCCTCGGTGCCGCCCCCGCCGCGCCGTGCCTCGGCCGTCGCCCCGGCGGTGGAGCCGGAGGACCCGGGCGAGTGGGAGGCGCCAGCGGGCACGGACGAGCATGTGTCCCCCCGCCGCACGTCCGAAGGGGTGCGCCGCCAGTCCAACCCCAACGCCACGCAGGTGGCGCGCACCAACTCCCGCGCGGACCTGCGCCGGACGCCCACGGGCGAGCAGCCGCTGCCGCCGCCGCGCCGCTCCAGCACGCGCGCGCCCGCGCTGGCGGACGAGGACGTGGACACGCTGCCGCCGCCGTCCCCGTCCCGCTCGCGCGCCAACCTCCCGCAGGTGGACGAGCGCGGCCGCGACGACGAGGAGGAGGACGACGAGCGCACGCTCCTTCCGCCTCCGCCGGAGCCCGTCGCGCCGCCGCGCCGCCGCACCACCGGCATGCAGTCCGCCGTGGAGCCGCCGCGCCGTCGCACCAACAGCCGCGTGGACAGCCGCGCGGAGATGCCGGAGCCGCCGCCGCCCCGCCGCTCCTCGGGCCCTGCCCCGGCGGTGCGACGTGACGACGACGACGCGGTGGACCGCGCCCTCGCGGAGTCCGCCCAGCGCACGCGCCGCACCATGGCCACGCGCAACGTGGCCACGGTGGGCTTCATCGTGGGCCTGCTCATCGTCATCGCCATCTTCCACAAGCCCATCCTCTCGGTGCTCAACGGCACGGCGCAGGACGGGCAGGGCGTGCACGTCACCGTCAACACCAACGAGCGGGTGAAGGTGTCGGTGAAGCACACTCCCAAGTGCCACAGCGACCAGCCGGTGACGGAGCTGGGCTACACGCCGCTGACGCTGGCGGCGGGCGCGCACCTGCAGGACACGCTCATCCTGGAGAACGAGCAGCAGGGCATCTACCGCGAGGACAGCGAAGCGCTGGCCTTCGGCGAGCCCGGCCAGCCCAAGGTCGTCACGTACGAGTTCAAGCGCGGCCACCTCCAGCTCACGCTGAAGCCGGATGGGATGCGCGGCATCACCGTGCGGCGCAACGGCCAGGACGTGGGCAGCTACTCGGGGAGCAAGGGCCTGAAGATGGAGCTGATGGAGGGCCGCCACAAGCTGGAGCTCAACGGCGGCCCCCTCAAGGAGCCCTTCTTCTTCGAGGTCGACATCAAGCCCGGCATCATCAACAAGGAGACGCAGGACCTCAGCGCCTTCGTGGGCTAG